In Primulina huaijiensis isolate GDHJ02 chromosome 6, ASM1229523v2, whole genome shotgun sequence, a single window of DNA contains:
- the LOC140979259 gene encoding succinate dehydrogenase subunit 7B, mitochondrial-like encodes MAFLLNKTTLSALRLNSQAQKADDSSNLSRRRFHVEPGAREKALLAEDPALNRFKSYKKSVKRLKVFGDVLTIVVVAGCCYEIYVRAVMREEARKQAEESV; translated from the exons ATGGCGTTCTTACTCAACAAAACTACCCTTTCTGCGCTTCGGCTCAATTCACAGGCGCAGAAAGCTGACGATTCGTCGAATCTTTCGAGGCGTAGATTTCATGTTGAACCTGGGGCTCGCGAGAAGGCT cTTTTGGCAGAAGACCCAGCTCTAAATCGGTTCAAGTCATATAAGAAAAGCGTGAAGCGCCTCAAAGTATTTGGAGATGTTCTGACTATTGTCGTTGTAGCTG GATGCTGCTACGAGATCTATGTTAGAGCAGTAATGCGAGAGGAAGCCCGTAAACAAGCAGAAGAGAGCGTGTAA
- the LOC140978403 gene encoding nucleobase-ascorbate transporter 6-like isoform X2 yields the protein MLGTTVIIPTALVPQMGGGNGEKAQVIQTLLFVAGLNTLLQTWFGTRLPVVIGGSYTFVSPTISIILSGRWSDTDPISKFKKIMRATQGAFIVASTIQIVLGFSGLWRNVTRFLSPLSAVPLVALAGFGLYELGFPGVANCVEIGLPQLIILVIFSQYLVHFIRPGKNIFDRFAVIFSVTIVWIYAHLLTVGGAYNGKPPKTQTSCRTDRAGLIAAAPWIRVPYPFQWGAPSFDAGEVFAMMMAAFVALVESTGGFIAVSRYASATPLPPSILSRGVGWQGVAILLSGLFGTANGSSVSIENAGLLALTRVGSRRVVQISAGFMLFFSVLGKFGAVFASIPAPIVAALYCLFFAYVGSAGLSFLQFCNLNSFRTKFILGFSIFLGLSIPQYFNEHTAIEGFGPVNTTARWFNDMVNVPFSSKAFVAGVVAYFLDKTLHKKDGQIRKDRGKHWWDKFRSFKTDNRSEEFYSLPFNLNKYFPSV from the exons ATGCTCGGTACAACCGTCATCATCCCGACTGCCCTGGTTCCTCAAATGGGAGGAGGAAAT GGTGAGAAAGCACAAGTTATCCAGACTCTTCTTTTCGTTGCCGGATTGAATACTCTGTTACAGACATGGTTTGGAACCAGATTACCTGTTGTAATTGGAGGATCATACACCTTCGTCTCACCCACAATTTCCATAATCCTGTCTGGAAGATGGAGTGATACAGATCCTATTTCG AAGTTCAAGAAGATAATGCGTGCCACCCAGGGTGCATTTATTGTTGCCTCCACCATTCAGATAGTCCTTGGTTTCAGTGGTCTTTGGCGAAATGTTACAAG GTTTCTGAGTCCACTTTCTGCTGTTCCTTTGGTGGCTCTTGCCGGTTTTGGACTCTACGAGCTTGGATTCCCTGGG GTTGCCAACTGTGTTGAGATCGGGTTACCACAACTCATCATTTTGGTTATCTTTTCTCAG TACTTGGTCCATTTCATACGTCCAGGAAAGAATATTTTTGATCGCTTTGCAGTGATATTCTCGGTCACAATTGTGTGGATATATGCACACCTGCTTACTGTGGGTGGGGCCTATAATGGAAAGCCACCGAAGACCCAAACGAGCTGCAGAACCGATCGTGCTGGACTTATTGCTGCTGCTCCATG GATTAGAGTTCCATATCCCTTTCAGTGGGGAGCGCCTTCGTTTGATGCTGGTGAAGTATTTGCAATGATGATGGCTGCATTTGTTGCCCTTGTAGAG TCCACTGGTGGATTCATTGCTGTGTCCAGATATGCAAGTGCAACCCCTTTGCCACCATCAATTCTTAGCCGTGGTGTAGGCTGGCAG GGTGTTGCAATCTTGTTGTCCGGTTTGTTTGGAACTGCAAATGGATCTTCTGTATCCAT TGAGAATGCTGGTCTATTAGCATTGACACGTGTTGGAAGCCGAAGAGTGGTGCAAATATCTGCTGGATTCATGCTTTTCTTTTCTGTACTCG GGAAATTTGGAGCTGTTTTTGCTTCAATACCGGCACCTATTGTCGCTGCCTTGTACTGTCTCTTCTTTGCATATGTTG GTTCGGCCGGTTTAAGCTTTCTTCAATTCTGCAACCTCAACAGTTTCCGGACAAAATTTATCTTAGGCTTTTCTATTTTTCTGGGCTTGTCAATCCCCCAATATTTCAACGAGCACACCGCTATCGAAGGATTTGGACCTGTCAACACGACAGCCAGATGG TTCAATGACATGGTAAATGTCCCCTTCTCATCAAAAGCTTTCGTAGCTGGCGTAGTCGCGTATTTCTTGGACAAGACGTTGCACAAAAAGGATGGTCAGATAAGGAAAGATCGAGGCAAACATTGGTGGGACAAGTTCCGGTCCTTTAAGACTGATAACAGAAGCGAGGAATTCTATTCACTACCTTTCAATCTCAACAAATATTTCCCTTCTGTGTAA
- the LOC140978403 gene encoding nucleobase-ascorbate transporter 6-like isoform X1, producing MAVGAAPKSDEPAPHPPKDQLPNVSYCITSPPPWPEAILLGFQHYLVMLGTTVIIPTALVPQMGGGNGEKAQVIQTLLFVAGLNTLLQTWFGTRLPVVIGGSYTFVSPTISIILSGRWSDTDPISKFKKIMRATQGAFIVASTIQIVLGFSGLWRNVTRFLSPLSAVPLVALAGFGLYELGFPGVANCVEIGLPQLIILVIFSQYLVHFIRPGKNIFDRFAVIFSVTIVWIYAHLLTVGGAYNGKPPKTQTSCRTDRAGLIAAAPWIRVPYPFQWGAPSFDAGEVFAMMMAAFVALVESTGGFIAVSRYASATPLPPSILSRGVGWQGVAILLSGLFGTANGSSVSIENAGLLALTRVGSRRVVQISAGFMLFFSVLGKFGAVFASIPAPIVAALYCLFFAYVGSAGLSFLQFCNLNSFRTKFILGFSIFLGLSIPQYFNEHTAIEGFGPVNTTARWFNDMVNVPFSSKAFVAGVVAYFLDKTLHKKDGQIRKDRGKHWWDKFRSFKTDNRSEEFYSLPFNLNKYFPSV from the exons ATGGCTGTGGGAGCAGCACCGAAGTCAGATGAGCCAGCGCCACACCCACCAAAGGATCAGCTTCCAAATGTTTCTTATTGCATTACCAGTCCGCCTCCTTGGC CTGAGGCTATTCTTCTTGGATTTCAACATTATCTTGTGATGCTCGGTACAACCGTCATCATCCCGACTGCCCTGGTTCCTCAAATGGGAGGAGGAAAT GGTGAGAAAGCACAAGTTATCCAGACTCTTCTTTTCGTTGCCGGATTGAATACTCTGTTACAGACATGGTTTGGAACCAGATTACCTGTTGTAATTGGAGGATCATACACCTTCGTCTCACCCACAATTTCCATAATCCTGTCTGGAAGATGGAGTGATACAGATCCTATTTCG AAGTTCAAGAAGATAATGCGTGCCACCCAGGGTGCATTTATTGTTGCCTCCACCATTCAGATAGTCCTTGGTTTCAGTGGTCTTTGGCGAAATGTTACAAG GTTTCTGAGTCCACTTTCTGCTGTTCCTTTGGTGGCTCTTGCCGGTTTTGGACTCTACGAGCTTGGATTCCCTGGG GTTGCCAACTGTGTTGAGATCGGGTTACCACAACTCATCATTTTGGTTATCTTTTCTCAG TACTTGGTCCATTTCATACGTCCAGGAAAGAATATTTTTGATCGCTTTGCAGTGATATTCTCGGTCACAATTGTGTGGATATATGCACACCTGCTTACTGTGGGTGGGGCCTATAATGGAAAGCCACCGAAGACCCAAACGAGCTGCAGAACCGATCGTGCTGGACTTATTGCTGCTGCTCCATG GATTAGAGTTCCATATCCCTTTCAGTGGGGAGCGCCTTCGTTTGATGCTGGTGAAGTATTTGCAATGATGATGGCTGCATTTGTTGCCCTTGTAGAG TCCACTGGTGGATTCATTGCTGTGTCCAGATATGCAAGTGCAACCCCTTTGCCACCATCAATTCTTAGCCGTGGTGTAGGCTGGCAG GGTGTTGCAATCTTGTTGTCCGGTTTGTTTGGAACTGCAAATGGATCTTCTGTATCCAT TGAGAATGCTGGTCTATTAGCATTGACACGTGTTGGAAGCCGAAGAGTGGTGCAAATATCTGCTGGATTCATGCTTTTCTTTTCTGTACTCG GGAAATTTGGAGCTGTTTTTGCTTCAATACCGGCACCTATTGTCGCTGCCTTGTACTGTCTCTTCTTTGCATATGTTG GTTCGGCCGGTTTAAGCTTTCTTCAATTCTGCAACCTCAACAGTTTCCGGACAAAATTTATCTTAGGCTTTTCTATTTTTCTGGGCTTGTCAATCCCCCAATATTTCAACGAGCACACCGCTATCGAAGGATTTGGACCTGTCAACACGACAGCCAGATGG TTCAATGACATGGTAAATGTCCCCTTCTCATCAAAAGCTTTCGTAGCTGGCGTAGTCGCGTATTTCTTGGACAAGACGTTGCACAAAAAGGATGGTCAGATAAGGAAAGATCGAGGCAAACATTGGTGGGACAAGTTCCGGTCCTTTAAGACTGATAACAGAAGCGAGGAATTCTATTCACTACCTTTCAATCTCAACAAATATTTCCCTTCTGTGTAA
- the LOC140979422 gene encoding probable inactive receptor kinase At2g26730 produces MDRPRVWQFFLLLSMASAETTEVREAMVQFMQKLSPQNIQREPNFGWNLSSDPCADKWKGVTCYVDSPRIKKIILNEENLTGLFDAASLCVSRALLVLSLNSNNIVGMLPEEISACSLLTHVYLSGNNFSGDLPGSLSSLSDLKRFDVSGNGFYGVIPDMSRISGLLTFRAENNRLTGGIPQFDFSKIQDFNVSYNNLSGEIPDVKGRFNETSFLGNPGLCGKPTSNTCTQKKNKGKTLQDYLMYSGYAVIGLLIFCLIGFKLIMKCKSKQKDDVSRKDSQTGMVVSPSSESKSIGGGNRSEFSITSVESGKDSSLTVLHSPVSEGLKFEDLLRAPAILIGRGKNGSLYKVTLSERVILAVKRIKGWDVSKDEFTKRMEAIDQVKHPNVLPVIAFYCSRQEKLLVYEFQEIGNLFKLLHGPEKGEQFNWESRLDIAAKIAHALAFMHERLQTVGIPHGNLKSSNILLNKEMEPLICEYGLAVINNQADSHLAQIERSQDNDFPIVNERNNIFKADVYNFGVILLELLTGELVPDNGYDLAAWVDSAIREEWTVEVFEKSLVSEGANAERMVNLLQVALECISSSAEMRPSMREVAHLVNSMKEYEEKSKSADP; encoded by the exons ATGGATCGACCTCGGGTGTGGCAGTTCTTTCTTCTCTTGTCGATGGCTTCTGCAGAAACAACGGAAGTAAGGGAAGCAATGGTGCAATTCATGCAAAAACTTTCTCCTCAAAACATTCAGAGAGAACCCAACTTTGGTTGGAATTTGAGCTCGGACCCTTGTGCAGATAAATGGAAAGGAGTAACCTGTTACGTTGATTCTCcaagaatcaagaaaattataCTCAATGAGGAAAACCTAACAGGTTTATTTGACGCAGCCTCTCTTTGTGTGAGTAGGGCTCTTCTCGTATTGAGCCTAAATTCGAACAACATTGTTGGGATGCTTCCAGAAGAGATATCAGCATGCAGTCTTTTAACACATGTTTATTTAAGTGGAAATAATTTCTCGGGTGATCTCCCAGGTTCCCTTTCCAGTTTAAGTGATTTGAAGAGGTTTGATGTATCAGGAAATGGATTCTATGGTGTAATACCGGACATGTCAAGAATCTCAGGTTTGCTGACTTTTCGAGCTGAAAATAACCGGCTAACTGGAGGTATACCTCAGTTTGATTTCTCCAAGATTCAAGATTTCAATGTCTCTTACAATAATCTCAGCGGCGAGATTCCTGATGTCAAGGGACGTTTCAATGAGACTAGCTTTTTAGGGAATCCAGGATTATGTGGAAAACCTACGTCTAATACTTGCACCCAAAAAAAGAATAAAGGGAAAACTTTGCAAGATTATCTGATGTACTCTGGATATGCTGTAATTGGATTGCTCATTTTTTGCCTAATTGGTTTCAAATTGATCATGAAATGCAAAAGTAAACAGAAAGATGATGTCTCCAGAAAGGATTCCCAGACGGGTATGGTCGTCAGCCCGTCGAGTGAGTCTAAAAGCATTGGTGGTGGAAACCGGTCTGAGTTTTCTATAACATCTGTTGAAAGTGGGAAGGATTCTTCCCTAACCGTACTACATAGTCCGGTGTCTGAAGGGTTGAAATTCGAAGATTTGTTACGTGCTCCGGCCATATTGATTGGAAGAGGCAAAAATGGAAGTCTGTATAAAGTTACACTAAGTGAAAGAGTGATTCTTGCAGTGAAAAGGATCAAGGGTTGGGATGTTTCCAAGGATGAGTTCACGAAGAGAATGGAGGCGATAGATCAAGTGAAGCATCCAAATGTATTGCCAGTGATTGCGTTTTATTGTTCCAGACAAGAAAAACTCCTGGTTTATGAGTTCCAAGAGATAGGCAACCTTTTCAAGCTTCTTCATG GACCCGAGAAAGGGGAACAGTTCAACTGGGAAAGCAGACTAGACATTGCAGCCAAAATTGCGCATGCGTTAGCTTTCATGCATGAGAGACTACAAACTGTAGGAATCCCTCATGGAAATCTAAAATCCTCCAACATCCTACTAAACAAAGAAATGGAACCTCTAATATGCGAGTACGGCTTGGCAGTGATCAACAATCAAGCTGATTCTCATCTGGCCCAAATCGAGAGATCTCAAGACAATGATTTCCCCATTGTAAATGAAAGAAACAACATCTTTAAGGCCGATGTGTACAACTTTGGAGTTATCCTCCTCGAGTTATTGACAGGGGAACTAGTTCCAGACAACGGGTATGATCTAGCTGCATGGGTTGATTCTGCTATTCGAGAAGAATGGACTGTGGAggtttttgaaaaatcattGGTTTCAGAAGGTGCAAATGCGGAGAGGATGGTTAATTTGCTGCAGGTGGCTTTGGAATGCATCAGTTCTTCAGCAGAAATGAGGCCAAGTATGAGGGAAGTTGCTCATCTGGTAAACTCGATGAAGGAATATGAAGAGAAATCTAAAAGTGCTGATCCCTGA
- the LOC140979196 gene encoding uncharacterized protein, with the protein MEAGGFSRQSVQPIDEASENLFQKRRCCFFFHTNSSPSPAVGLAWWQKIRASEIASGDSLWSRGVNLLKKIRELSEIVAGPRWKTFIRRFNRNRNRSGSGKHVNVQYDPLSYAMNFDEGPGQNGHFDDDGEDGYFSRNFSSRYAKGSMDFGKEGVTFV; encoded by the coding sequence ATGGAGGCTGGTGGGTTCTCGCGCCAAAGCGTGCAGCCAATCGACGAAGCATCGGAGAATCTCTTCCAGAAGCGCCGCTGCTGTTTTTTCTTCCACACAAACTCCTCCCCATCCCCTGCTGTTGGATTGGCGTGGTGGCAGAAGATACGGGCGTCCGAGATCGCTTCCGGAGACTCGCTTTGGTCCCGTGGAGTGAACTTACTGAAGAAGATCCGAGAATTGTCGGAGATCGTGGCTGGTCCGAGGTGGAAGACCTTCATACGCCGGTTCAATCGGAATAGGAATAGGAGCGGGAGCGGAAAGCACGTGAATGTACAGTACGACCCATTGAGTTACGCCATGAACTTCGACGAGGGGCCGGGGCAGAACGGTCATTTCGATGACGACGGAGAGGATGGGTACTTCTCGCGGAATTTCTCGTCTAGGTACGCCAAGGGTTCCATGGATTTCGGCAAGGAAGGGGTCACCTTCGTTTAA